Genomic segment of Cyprinus carpio isolate SPL01 chromosome A13, ASM1834038v1, whole genome shotgun sequence:
AGTATTCCTTCACCGATGCCTGTGCTGTGAGAAAAATAAGTAACACGTATAGTATTTGTCAGAGAAACTGCAATAACAAAGGAGGAGGGGATTGTTATTGtgtctttgtgatgtcacaatcGGACatgatgtttatttacattagCCATTTGCTGGCGGCAGTAAGGCTCTGTATATGTTTTTGCATATTGATGTTTATGGGCTTGCAGACGTCTGGACGGTGGAATAATGGCTGTATTTAATAGGAGAGAGATATGTGTTTTTGTGGGGGATGGAGGCTAATGCTGCAGCattgagagaatgagagagatgcTGCTGAAATAGAACACTGAGATGTGTTGGAGAAAAGGGggagggggaaagagagagagtgaggctACATGTATTTATGTTGTGCTGTGGAACACTgtggacatttaaaaaagaacaatagCATTGAtcatgaaaaacattttctgtagGTGGAGTGGTTTTTAATATCCCTGATGGTTTGTGGTATAAACCTCTTGTAAATCTTAAGGAATGTTCACccaaattaacattctgtcatcatttgcagTACAAAACCTgcattatttctttcttctgtggaacacaaaatggtATATTTATTAGAATGCCCTGTACAATGAAAGTATATGGTAACCACAGGTCCcaaatttagtaaataataacttaaatttaattttgcttGCACAAAGCCTTCATATTGcttgcacaagtcatatggactagttttatgatgcttttatgttGCTGTTTAGTCTTTTATGAAGTTTGTCAGACCCTGGTCACCATacactttaattttaaagaaaagagCAGTTCAGACATTCtgctcattttgtgttccattcAAGAAATAAGcgcatacaggtttaaaacaacataagggggagtaaatgatggcaaaaatataattttttgtgcaacttttcctttaaaatagTCTATAAACCAATTGTGTGTCtttgtttataaagcacattctAATATATAAGATATTGCATTTGATCCTCATCCTATCAGCCACAATGGTTATTTTACTACTGTAACTGACCTTCATGCAAAAAATCCTGGAATTTGTTGCTCTAGGCAACACAGCTGGGGATGATGGGAAAGTTTAAACCTGCTCTGTGGTCTGtgctttaagtaaaagtattgtaGCACCATACAGTGTTGTTCATTCAGCCATGACTAACATAGCTTTTAGCGTCTAAAGTTTGTCTTATGCAACCCCCTTTTGAGAATTCTTACATAAAAGAACCTGCAGAGTTTACGTGGGAGTTTGAACTGCTACCCAAAAAGCtttatattattagatttgtCATTTAGCTCACCTACTATACCAGTTGCTCATGACAGAATGCAATCTGATCTTGCAATCATAATTGAAAATTACCCCCCCCATACAAgcctatatattttctttttttttcttttggcattCATTAAGAGTTATCTTCAGCTCTGCATAAGCATTGTAATGTACTTGATGCACTTCTGTCATCATGATTAATAcgtgtcatttttaaatatatttaaaaataaatatgttcaccaagactgcccttatttgatcagtaatatggtaaaactgtaatattgtgaaatattattacaatataaaacaacatttaaaaaaaattaaaagtaatttattcccatgttggcaaagctgaatttttaacagccattaatccagtcttcagtgttacacgatccttcagaagtcattctaatatgttgacttggtgctcaaataacatttcaatctataattatcatttatagatacagttgtgcagcttaatatacttttttcaggattctttgattaatataaagttctAAATAACCTCAATTATTTCAAacagtaatcttttgtaacattataaatgtctttactgtcacttttgatcaatttaatgcatccttattaatttctaaataataataattaattataaaataattattcaataataaaaatataaataaacttttattataacataaaatataaaataatagattttttatgtactttttttgtctctcttttacCCATAATTCCCTGTTTCATTTCCATTTCTCACATCAGTTTAGTggcaaaatatctaaaataaaaatattcaaatgtgaaCAATATCTGTATCATCATTACTTTTCtcagttatttaatgaaaatcTCTATATTTATATTCCAGTTCTGACTTAAGTCACTAGCACTTAcccactttagaatactgatgcCATGTCATGAGCACTAACATTCAGATCTACTGGGAAACATGTACACTGCAGGAGATTTCATGCACTGCTAAGCATTCAACTCTGTGAAGGATTTAATCACGTGAcctgcgctttttttttttcaactgtttgaCTAGCATATACATATATGGGCATGTACTATTGGCTAACCATCACTTCTGTGACTTTCAGGTTATCTGGAGTTTGCTATTGTGTTGTAAGGACCATTTTGTTATTCATGCAGTATTACATGTTACAATAGGGCTGTCATGGGGCATCCAGCAATCAAGTGTCCTTTTGTTACAACGGTATGTCTCACTGTGTGAAGTCCATTAGACATCTCTTTTGACAACCTAGTGTCAAAATGAGCAACGTGGTGAATCAGCTTTGAGATGCCCCATTTGGTGATGCTTATGACCAGTATTTACACCTCCCTGTCCCTCATCTCTCTGAGCCTCTGAGACCATGGAATAAGCTCAGTGCTGCAGGAGATCTAGCACACATAAAATATTGAGAGTATGCCTGAATTATTTGATAGTGGTGAAAGCTGGTTGGTACATTGCTGTATTCTTCCAGAGAGGATAACGAATAACCAAGTTATTTGCTGAGGTACCTTGGTCCTGTTTTGTTGCAGGATTTCTgacttgaaatattaataataatcaacataaaatataattttctttcttagCATGATGTTAGGATCACATCTTATATGGAATTGAATCATTGATTATCAAGATTTGTCAAAATTCATTCCACACTAACTTCAACTTGCTGCCAGAGATGATTTCTCTAATGCCTGTATTATATCTCTGTGATTTAACTGTTTAATCAGTTTATATAGAGATGAATAAAGTGTTTAAAACTGCCAAAAGGAGTGATCACCTCATAAAACACTCCGATAGCCATTGGCAATTTTGAGATATGGGTATACTCTTCTGTCTTTGGatgaaaactgtatttaaatttactttagGAACTTCTAATTTAGGATTGGAAACTATTCCAAAATGGCAatgtttggaatagcatactagcatactattTACAATTGCTGTAGTATAACGTACACACTAGTTGGCAGTGTGCTTTTTATTCCAGTTGGAACACAGCCTTTGTCTCCCTCTACTAGTCAACCTCTGTCATTACCTCAACCTCTAGCACCCATTGTACTGTTCCCTCTGGCATAAAATTTAgcaaatcacagcttttttttttttttttttttttttaaccaaggtGTTTTTTTCTTAATCTCATTTCAAGTTTAATTATGCTTATAATGAGAATTATAGAACATGCACATAGTATGATATACTGGAGCATAGTGATATGTTAACACCATTATTAGCAGATATGTTTatagagctgtttttttttatcattttcctCTCTGACAGACTAATAGCTGTCCTTTTGGTTCAGGTAAGCTTTGTCTGAACAGCATTGTGGGTTGTCGTGCTCACAGTAGTGTCTGTGGCTAGAACCCAGCAGTGCTGTTCTGTGCCAGCAAAATCTGGTTGTCTCCATGCAGACAAATTCACCTAAAAATCCCCTCTGTCTCCTTTAGTTTTTCACAATGTTAAAACTCATTTATTGCAGATGTTTACTAGATTTTTTTGTCCTGCAGCATCTGCAGATTCTTATGCTgataatttctgcatttttactgcattttaaatttaCTGCTGGAATTTGCAATTACTTCTGTCTCGGtagcattaataaaaatgttcaataagATTTAATTAACAGAGATGtattataccccccccccccccaccatctAGAAGAGAGTTTAAAAGAAGATATGTAAAACCCATTCTTAGTTTTTTAAAACTCCTGAGAGGAACATAAACTTGATGATACAGCGTTGCATCTAATTTCCTCTGCAGACTTTTCaggaataaatcagtgttttattttcccATTCCACGAAATAAAtggttttttaaatgtactaatagACTTCCTGTGCATATGTGGATCTATGTGAAAGAGAAGGAAATTTGAGGCTTTGGCCCGGATTTTGTGCAAGTTGCAAGTGTGTGCGTTGTCTAGCACATGGGAGCATATGTCTAGAGAGcactgtcaccatggcaacagtgtGCTTGCCAGATATGTGAAAAGATCCCTGCACTTGCTAAAACGCTCATCAACTGATAATTATCTCACCCAATGTCATTAACACACTGAAAGCTGTAGACTGGAAGACTTTTGAAATGCTCCTTGCCACCTGTCTTTGaattacatttgtatattatatatatatagatttgaattatatattataatatatgtaatattaatattatcctTGAATACAAatcattattgtaatataaatgatGTATAGTATTACGGCACTTGTAAGAAGCATTTAGAAGCATTTGCATCAAATTAGAGCATTACATCCCAACGATTATGGGTTTGACCTTAGAAATAAGTGTTGGTTAGCATCCCATGCTGAAAACTAGTATCCAAAGCATGTGcagttttttcagcagggaatggGTTTGTTCACTGCACTGAAAGCATCAGTACATTCATCAGAGCTTGCTGTAGATACTAGTAGTGAAAACATGACTTCAGACAAAGAAAACCATGATGGAATTCAAAGAAAAATCCTATTTTGTTTTATACTTGCATTACAGCTGGGTATTATAGCTtggatagagagaaagagatagataaGTTGGAGACAtggagacacacacaaaaaaacaattgattAGATATAGAAAAGATTTCCTTTATATTACAGCAGCCCGAGTGGGAAGTCTGCTTCTCTCCTTACTGTGGGGGAGGGGAACGTGCCGGAGGGTGAGttaaagggagagagagagccaaGCAGTGAGTCTGTGAGTGGCAAATATCTGCAACGGGTTTCACTTGGATAAAGCCCACCATCAGCGATAgatcggagagagagagagagcgtacaATATTGAAAAAGAGGGAGGGATGGGAAGAATTAGACGTGACACACAAAGGGATAGAATCAAAGCTTCAGATTTCAGGAATTTCTATTGGGAATAGGGAAAGTGTCTGAGTGATCGGTGGCAGATATGGCAGTGAGCGCATGGCAGGCTCTGTCTCCGCTGCAGTGGGCTCGCTGGGGTTGGGACACGCTGCTGGGAGGGACATCTGGAGAGGATggggcagacccagccctagggCTCCTCCAGCACCTCAGCTGGACCTCTAGACATGATTACATGATCCATGGCAGGCAGAGGTGAGCATGGGGTAACAGCAGAGAGAGGACAGGGACTAATGCGGTGAGACTGGGTGGGGGTCTGCACATCTGTTTGAGGCTGTGGCTTTGTTGCTGTATTTGGAGTGTTTTGCTGTATTTGTACAAATGTTTTCACCtatgctgtcacatattatatgcCAGATTTGAGTATTACTGTATATGCTGATgccaagaccaaaaaaaaaaaaaggttcacaaACCAACATTTTGTTGTATTAACATAAAAAGCAACATGAGCATCATTGGTCTTGACTGAAATGCCATAAATGTGTTAATGTGGGGAAAATAGCACCTCCACTGTGATACTCAGTAgagtaaaatcaaatcaaataatgagtgaatataGTGAATGAAAGAAAATGGACTCCATGGCTGAGCATAATATGTGTTTGAGCTGCTGTTATTGGTCTCGTAGCTGCAGGGTCAGCGCTGTAATTTCCATCTGTAATAATCCACCAGGGCCTACTAGACATAAACTGATCCAGGCGTTTGTTTATAAGATCTGGCACATGATGAATGATTGTTTAATATACTTTAGGAGTATCTGAATTTATATGACCCATCGTGTAGAGTAAATATGAGCTGTGATGTGTGTGGATTTGATGCAGCTTCTTTGTATGGAAACAAAACAGACGTGATGTTTATACTTCAATGAGATTATTAAATCAACTCTTAATTCAATATATTCAGACTTTCTTCCGTCTCATTGTCTCTTCTGTAGGAGCTCAGACTCGAGGAGCGTTCGAAACCCCCGAGTCCACCACCCCTGTGAAGTCTGCTTCCCCACCAGTGTCCCCAACAGAGCCCCCCTGCACCAAATCAGAGGCGTTGTCTCCAGAACACACAGGTACGTTTAAATCGCCATTCCATCACAATTCACACCACAGATTGTCTTATGTGGAgtcaaattattttcatttgaatagcTTCAGGAGGGTTTACTGGACTTTGAAATGCTTAAGATTGCAGGATATTGACATAGTGACACTGTATCTTATTTTGAACAAattctgtaatatttcatataaagtaaaaaatggaccatattaaatgacaataaatagtAAGTGAATACTACAGCACACAGCTTAGAGCAAAAGTAAATAGTAAACCTGAAAACAGAATTTACTATCAACTATTCTTAACTCTAAAACCCTGGAAATGTTATGGAAAATTAAGTAACTACATCTAGTTATCTATTATCTAAGTATCTGTAGCTCGAAATTTGAACCAAAGCTAGAATATGTTATatgcaatatttagattttagaatTTGTGCTTTGTTGGAAACAAAGAGATGGAGGTCTAATtaaattctttattaaatatatctgttttcatgacttttcatATACTTTTAATcagtatttccattttttttattattattattatttcttggtcttaaaaaaaataaaaataaagaaaaggctGCCTTTTTACTTCCATTATTCTCTGACAGGAGAACTGTACAGTAATCTTTGTTATCAAACACTGCACTTGCACTCCCTCTAGTTGATATACAGTGTATTGctactgaattatttttttttccacgaaAGGTCTataaatcaaaactaacaaacaatACTCAAACAATGCTTTATACTTCTTAAATTcttaagttgtttaaaaaaaaaaaaaaaaaaaaaaaaaaacaatgcatcagTGAGTACTATTCTGTGATCTTGAAAGCATGAtctgttttcaaaatgtatagtAACATGCATAGTAACGTGTCATTCTCTGTCTTTATAGCTTCCACTGCTGATATCTCTGCCAGTGAAGCTCAAGAGCCGAAACAGCTTCAACCTCTAAGCCGCACTCAATCCAGAGTCTTTGATGAGGACAAACCAATAGCTGCTAGTGGCACCTACAACCTAGATTACGTAATTGCTGATGACCCCGTCCCAGAATCAAATTTTGGGTCTGGACCATCAAGCAGAGCGCCTCTTACCCACTCTCTAAGCCTACAGTCTGGTGAGTTAGAGAGCCCAGGAGACAAACCCTCAGGAGGAACCTCCGAAAAACTCATTCACCCAAAAGCAGAGTCCTTCAGCACAGGAACAGAAAGTGCTCCGGGAACCCTTCGTAAAGTGAAGAAGCCCCGTCCAGGTTCCCTAAAGAAGAAACCTCTTTCCCGGCAGAACTCAAACCCAGAGCATTCCTCTCCCAAAACAGTTTCCTCTAGCAGCACAccagaagagaaaaagagaggaaaaccCCATCCTGAAAGCCCCTTGAAAACTCAAGAGAGGCCTAGTTCCTCTCCCAGCCCTAGTCCTAGTCCTGCTGGTACCCTGCGGAGGAACAGGATAAAGACTCAAGCTGAGAGTCCTCCACCTTTGGCTGAGGAGATCACTACCAGCTCAACATCAAGTCAACTCCAACCGGAGCTTCCTGATCCTGTACCTGAGGCTCCAGTTGTCCCTGACGAGGAGTCTCCTATCCCTCCCATTGCCTCCTACAAATGGGATCCAGACAACTTTGAGAATATTGACCCATTCCATACAGGAGGCAGTAAAGTCGCCAACTCGCCGGTCTTGGGCAGGAAAGCCGACTTTACATCAGTTTCAGACACCCCTGTTGTTGTAGAGGAGCCTTGTGCCTCTTCCCCTGCTAAAGAACAATCCATTAACATTGAGGAACAGCCAATCACCAAGCGCCAACCAGTCAGACTGGAGTTTGACTATTCAGAGGACAGTGGAGAGGCGTCACGCAATACTCCTCCTCCTAAAATCCTAGGCAAGAAACCAGGGGCCAAGATGCCCATCCGAAAGCCCAAACTGGGGATTAAGAAGGCCCCTCCACCCCAGACAGAGCAGCTAGACAATGCACCTGTCCCTGCACTTACAAATGACATTGATGATATCCCAATCCCCAAGGGGTTATATAACTTTGATCCCAGCAAGTGGGATGACCCTAACTTTAATCCATTTTCTTCAAGCACTGGTATCCCCAACTCTCCTGGCCTGTCTAGAGGATCTTACAGCTTTGATCCTGACTCCTCTGATGACTCCATCGATCCCTTCAAATCATCCAACAAGATGGGAAACGTGCCTCCGAAAGCTGCCTCTTTTGACAAGTCCAATAATGACAACGAGAATGACAATGATAACATTGGTGAGTTGGAGGACCACAACCAGAACAAACCTGCCAAAAACAAGAAGAAGCCTCTCAAATCGTAAGTCTGTGCTTATTATGAAGCTATTTTCATTTCAAACTACATCATCGTGTCAGTCATCCATTTTAGTGCACTGTGTGTAATTCTTGTAAATTTTCTTGTGTATATTTCTAAATTGTCAGAtacatgtgtgtatgtgagtgggTGTTAGTACTTGTTTGTCAGCCTCTGTAACATGTCTGTTGAGCTCACGTATCACAGGAAGTCCAGCAATGTCTCTTCTCTGTGTTTTGTCTTGTAAGTAGAGAGATGGTGGAAAAATCAGCATACGCAATCACATAGCTTTACACAAAATGTCactttaacatgttttaactcaTGAGCTTATGTCAGTTGTGTTAtcattcaatttaatgcatattatgACTGATTTCACATCACATCATTTTAGTCACCTCTATCTTCCTCGGCTCCATGTTTGATATTCTCCAATGAGCATGTGTTGCCATCTAGTGGACCCTCAAATAAGTACAGTTGATTCCAGGAACAGAGGACAATTCAGGCATGCAAATGTGCACGGGGGTACAAACTTTATACTAGAAAACATTATATGATTGGGTTACAATGTGCATGTGATCCAAGTTGAGCTTTGTTGACTACCCTTTTTCCTATGAATCAGACGTAAAGATAAGACATTTCATCTCTAAAATCTCTGAATGAATTCCTAATCCAAACATTTTTAGGAGACTCATTTCAGAGATCTTGCCTCCTTAGGATGGCCTAGTGGATAATAAACGTTGCAGGTTTTATTACAAGAAAGCAGACCTGGAATGTTGACAAGGGAATCTTTATTATGCCTGTGAGCAAGACATTATTTTCCTTGTCTATGTCCCCCTGCACACCCTGATTCATTAATACAGCTGTTTGGGAGCAGTTTTAAGTAATATTACTTTCAAACTGGGAGTTTATTGGATCATTTGCCCATGTTTAAGATTAATTAATCTAACATATTTTGCTCAGCTGCAGACTTTCCTCAACAGTTCTCACACAATTCAGGGTTTCcaccttattttatttcttatgtcTTTTTAGATTTGACTTGAGGAGTGAAGCAATACTCCTGAAATATTTACATCAGACTTGCATTATGAAATGTGCCAAAAACAGCAACAgaataatatttgaaatgtgAAGCATCTGTCTCTTTCTTGGGTCACTGAGCAATTCAACAGGGACTACGGGGATTAATACTAAGTGGGTCAGGGCAGATATATCAATCGCTGTACTTTTGCAAGACATTTTTCCAATTCATCTCCAGTAGCTGTTGGTATTAATTTCCTGCCATGATTCCATTCATATTGACTGCATtagcaaaaatgtatgtttactataaaaaacacatttacacaagaAAACTACAAACTGAAAACATAACATTGATATATCCCACTAATAGAAGAATCAATCATGATGTAAACCTTGAATAATCcattatattgtgtgtttgtaagatcTTAACTAATGAGATTTAATCCTTTATAATACGCACCATCATTTACTGTAAGAATTACAATATATTTGCATtgtcaaaaggtttttttaaaacctttatcaGAAAAACACAACAGGTATGTATTATTTAACTAAAACTTTGATTCATTAGAAAATTATCTGTATGGTATGTGTCAAAAAACTGCTGTGTATAATAAATGTGGTGGTTGGTGTGCACACagttgggtttttaaaaaaatatttatatgctttcatgttgtctttttttctagATTGATAGCACaaatttctgtcttgttttctttaACAGTAATACTTTTAGAGTGAAGAAATCACCAAAGAGGACTCCGATTACTGAGCCGTCTGCTCAAGTAAGTTTAGACATGAGCATACATTCACCTACTGTACACTCACACAGTCACTGCAGATGTTCATTCTGAAGATGATCTGTTTCTCCCCTTTGCTGTCACCTCATATCATAACAGTGTTGTCCTGTGTGTTCCCCACTCTCTCCCtccacttcacacacacataatcaccTGCAGGAGCACTCACCTGATGCCAGTCCCGAGCTTTCACAAGATCACGCCACAGATGAGGAGAAACTGGCTTCCTCCACCAATCAGAAATGGACTAGACATGACATAGAAGTGGagctgacctctgacccccaAGACTTTCCACAGCCAACTGACTTTACAACTTTTGTCAACGAGAACAGTTTACCCACACAGAGTGATGGTGAGAGAGTGGAGGAGTATTTAATTATGTTACTACATCATCTCTAAACATGAGTCATGCATTACTTTACATAGATCGCTTGGAAGAGTAAGAAGAGGActgtcaaaatgcaaaataagagtcctaatattaaaaaacatttattttctgttgaatttggggtaaaatgtttttgtgagattcacccatcaGATAATCCCACGTGATACAACCCCAAATGACCTAAAGCTGACCCGTTTTATTAGCCTTTGACCTGCAGGGAACCATTTGCGCCCGAGGGCAGTTTCTGCCTGAAACTAACTGGGTCAGTAGTACAAAGGCAGATGAATTATAGTGCCACTCTCATATTGGTTCTGTCAATCTGAACTGATGATCAACATAAAAAGAACTTATTTTTCCTAAAGTAacctttataaaacatttaacctGTTATATCTTCTCTCATTTTCTCTGATGTCTTTTCCGCAGTTACAGACTATGAGATTGAATACATGGAAAAGATTGGTTCCTCCACACCTGTGAGTATCTACCTGAATCATAGAcacactaaacttttttttttctaaaaaacaaaagcaagtgTGCGTGACAAACActaaactaatattaaattaaaactttgtaTTTATGTGACTACATGTATGTTTTTTACAGCCTCTCTCGGTGAAGAAACCATCACTTTATCTGAAGCTGGACTCTATGACAGACAGTCCAACAAAGACTTCCAACATGCAAAATTCAGAGGCCAATTCTCCCTGCACTGGGTAacccaaacacacatacataaatgacTTAATAAGATTAGTAGAAGTcttgaattttctattcaaacATGAAGTCTGTCTGTCAGTTAGCATCTGCTGCTAGACGACATTACTGCACCATTATattaacaaaagtaaacaaaCCGTAAAACCAAAGGAAAATATTTGTTAAGGTGGATTTTGTTAACTTTTATGAGTACACCactctctcagaaaaaaggtacaaaactgtcactgggtCGGTACACTTCTgttactaattaaaaaatgtttcttgaagttACTAATACTTTTAAAGTATCAAC
This window contains:
- the LOC109111058 gene encoding transforming acidic coiled-coil-containing protein 2-like isoform X8, whose amino-acid sequence is MAGRGAQTRGAFETPESTTPVKSASPPVSPTEPPCTKSEALSPEHTASTADISASEAQEPKQLQPLSRTQSRVFDEDKPIAASGTYNLDYVIADDPVPESNFGSGPSSRAPLTHSLSLQSGELESPGDKPSGGTSEKLIHPKAESFSTGTESAPGTLRKVKKPRPGSLKKKPLSRQNSNPEHSSPKTVSSSSTPEEKKRGKPHPESPLKTQERPSSSPSPSPSPAGTLRRNRIKTQAESPPPLAEEITTSSTSSQLQPELPDPVPEAPVVPDEESPIPPIASYKWDPDNFENIDPFHTGGSKVANSPVLGRKADFTSVSDTPVVVEEPCASSPAKEQSINIEEQPITKRQPVRLEFDYSEDSGEASRNTPPPKILGKKPGAKMPIRKPKLGIKKAPPPQTEQLDNAPVPALTNDIDDIPIPKGLYNFDPSKWDDPNFNPFSSSTGIPNSPGLSRGSYSFDPDSSDDSIDPFKSSNKMGNVPPKAASFDKSNNDNENDNDNIGELEDHNQNKPAKNKKKPLKSNTFRVKKSPKRTPITEPSAQEHSPDASPELSQDHATDEEKLASSTNQKWTRHDIEVELTSDPQDFPQPTDFTTFVNENSLPTQSDVTDYEIEYMEKIGSSTPPLSVKKPSLYLKLDSMTDSPTKTSNMQNSEANSPCTGSFEEMEAQISKGKSPVLPPRGARDSMASEKSRKRDSQSQSRTQSNDRDGASPIQGPMDPSDLPLLDRLSDSPAPLSYLEPDLAETNPTAFAQKLQEELVLAALRIEALQVAKNISQSPTLSTVSPQQREMASPGDSGVSKSSLYSLSGYIEGESPHLPCDMDHSLAIARDEIVVKEKEAMEWKRKYEESRREVEEMRRIVMEYEKTIAEMIEGEQREKTLSHHTIQQLILEKDQALADLNSVEKSLADLFRRYEKMKDVLEGFRKNEDVLKKCAQEYLSRVRKEEQRYQALKIHAEEKLDKANADIAQVRGKAKQEQAAYQASLRKEQMKVDSLERTLEQKNKEIEELTKICDELIAKMGKS
- the LOC109111058 gene encoding transforming acidic coiled-coil-containing protein 2-like isoform X2 produces the protein MAGRGAQTRGAFETPESTTPVKSASPPVSPTEPPCTKSEALSPEHTASTADISASEAQEPKQLQPLSRTQSRVFDEDKPIAASGTYNLDYVIADDPVPESNFGSGPSSRAPLTHSLSLQSGELESPGDKPSGGTSEKLIHPKAESFSTGTESAPGTLRKVKKPRPGSLKKKPLSRQNSNPEHSSPKTVSSSSTPEEKKRGKPHPESPLKTQERPSSSPSPSPSPAGTLRRNRIKTQAESPPPLAEEITTSSTSSQLQPELPDPVPEAPVVPDEESPIPPIASYKWDPDNFENIDPFHTGGSKVANSPVLGRKADFTSVSDTPVVVEEPCASSPAKEQSINIEEQPITKRQPVRLEFDYSEDSGEASRNTPPPKILGKKPGAKMPIRKPKLGIKKAPPPQTEQLDNAPVPALTNDIDDIPIPKGLYNFDPSKWDDPNFNPFSSSTGIPNSPGLSRGSYSFDPDSSDDSIDPFKSSNKMGNVPPKAASFDKSNNDNENDNDNIGELEDHNQNKPAKNKKKPLKSNTFRVKKSPKRTPITEPSAQCCPVCSPLSPSTSHTHNHLQEHSPDASPELSQDHATDEEKLASSTNQKWTRHDIEVELTSDPQDFPQPTDFTTFVNENSLPTQSDVTDYEIEYMEKIGSSTPPLSVKKPSLYLKLDSMTDSPTKTSNMQNSEANSPCTGSFEEMEAQISKGKSPVLPPRGARDSMASEKSRKRDSQSQSRTQSNDRDGASPIQGPMDPSDLPLLDRLSDSPAPLSYLEPDLAETNPTAFAQKLQEELVLAALRIEALQVAKNISQSPTLSTVSPQQREMASPGDSGVSKSSLYSLSGYIEGESPHLPCDMDHSLAIARDEIVVKEKEAMEWKRKYEESRREVEEMRRIVMEYEKTIAEMIGMPEGEQREKTLSHHTIQQLILEKDQALADLNSVEKSLADLFRRYEKMKDVLEGFRKNEDVLKKCAQEYLSRVRKEEQRYQALKIHAEEKLDKANADIAQVRGKAKQEQAAYQASLRKEQMKVDSLERTLEQKNKEIEELTKICDELIAKMGKS
- the LOC109111058 gene encoding transforming acidic coiled-coil-containing protein 2-like isoform X7; its protein translation is MAGRGAQTRGAFETPESTTPVKSASPPVSPTEPPCTKSEALSPEHTASTADISASEAQEPKQLQPLSRTQSRVFDEDKPIAASGTYNLDYVIADDPVPESNFGSGPSSRAPLTHSLSLQSGELESPGDKPSGGTSEKLIHPKAESFSTGTESAPGTLRKVKKPRPGSLKKKPLSRQNSNPEHSSPKTVSSSSTPEEKKRGKPHPESPLKTQERPSSSPSPSPSPAGTLRRNRIKTQAESPPPLAEEITTSSTSSQLQPELPDPVPEAPVVPDEESPIPPIASYKWDPDNFENIDPFHTGGSKVANSPVLGRKADFTSVSDTPVVVEEPCASSPAKEQSINIEEQPITKRQPVRLEFDYSEDSGEASRNTPPPKILGKKPGAKMPIRKPKLGIKKAPPPQTEQLDNAPVPALTNDIDDIPIPKGLYNFDPSKWDDPNFNPFSSSTGIPNSPGLSRGSYSFDPDSSDDSIDPFKSSNKMGNVPPKAASFDKSNNDNENDNDNIGELEDHNQNKPAKNKKKPLKSNTFRVKKSPKRTPITEPSAQCCPVCSPLSPSTSHTHNHLQEHSPDASPELSQDHATDEEKLASSTNQKWTRHDIEVELTSDPQDFPQPTDFTTFVNENSLPTQSDVTDYEIEYMEKIGSSTPPLSVKKPSLYLKLDSMTDSPTKTSNMQNSEANSPCTGSFEEMEAQISKGKSPVLPPRGARDSMASEKSRKRDSQSQSRTQSNDRDGASPIQGPMDPSDLPLLDRLSDSPAPLSYLEPDLAETNPTAFAQKLQEELVLAALRIEALQVAKNISQSPTLSTVSPQQREMASPGDSGVSKSSLYSLSGYIEGESPHLPCDMDHSLAIARDEIVVKEKEAMEWKRKYEESRREVEEMRRIVMEYEKTIAEMIDKSFVPLDPNTGQLQAQTFMSPCIFHLTSENTNMFLLNH